In Janthinobacterium rivuli, a single genomic region encodes these proteins:
- the epsG gene encoding chain length determinant protein tyrosine kinase EpsG: MTSSPHLLNTTAPLVRGADSSIGGLLLESGKITPENAERVLRMQKELGIRFGEAALRLGLITEADIEQVLARQFDYPYLQPGAGKYPQELVAAYQPFSHQVETLRAVRSQLMLRWFARGSKSLVVLGMEPGDGASLFAANLAVVFSQLGEHTLLVDANLRAPRQQEIFDLKTRQGLSDVLAGRAELDIIAKVESFVALSVLAAGTLPPNPQELLSRTSFVTLNKQLESRYDVVLYDVPAYATGSDALAVAARAGGVLLVARKNKTPMAEVAAMAEQMTHSGAQVVGSVMVDF; encoded by the coding sequence ATGACTTCAAGTCCACACCTTCTGAATACCACCGCACCGCTGGTGCGCGGCGCCGATTCCAGCATAGGCGGCCTGTTGCTCGAATCGGGCAAGATCACGCCGGAAAACGCCGAACGCGTGCTGCGCATGCAAAAGGAACTGGGCATCCGCTTCGGCGAAGCGGCCCTGCGCCTGGGCCTGATCACGGAAGCCGATATCGAGCAAGTGCTGGCGCGCCAGTTCGACTACCCGTATCTGCAGCCGGGCGCCGGCAAGTATCCGCAGGAACTGGTGGCCGCCTACCAGCCCTTCAGCCACCAGGTGGAAACCCTGCGCGCCGTGCGCAGCCAGCTGATGCTGCGCTGGTTCGCCCGCGGCAGCAAGTCGCTGGTGGTGCTGGGCATGGAGCCGGGCGACGGCGCCAGCCTGTTCGCGGCCAACCTGGCCGTGGTGTTTTCCCAGCTGGGCGAGCACACCTTGCTGGTTGACGCCAACCTGCGCGCGCCGCGCCAGCAGGAAATCTTCGACCTGAAGACACGCCAGGGCCTGTCCGACGTGCTGGCCGGCCGCGCCGAACTCGATATCATCGCCAAGGTGGAATCGTTTGTCGCGCTGTCGGTGCTGGCTGCCGGCACTTTGCCGCCGAATCCGCAGGAATTGCTCAGCCGGACCTCCTTCGTCACGCTCAACAAGCAGCTGGAAAGCCGCTACGACGTGGTGCTTTACGACGTGCCGGCGTATGCCACCGGTTCCGATGCGCTGGCCGTGGCCGCGCGTGCCGGCGGCGTGCTGCTGGTGGCGCGCAAGAACAAGACGCCGATGGCGGAAGTGGCGGCCATGGCCGAGCAAATGACGCATAGCGGCGCCCAGGTGGTCGGTTCCGTGATGGTCGACTTTTGA
- the epsF gene encoding chain length determinant protein EpsF, which translates to MNLTQLLLILRARKKIVLLTLMITVALALGVSLVLPKTYKATSTLLMNYKGVDPLTGMTMPGQLLPGYMATQVDIIGSKNVALRVVDQLELARSPAVIAQFNDAAQGKGTVRDWLADLLLKKLEVMPSRESSVVDISFKGADPQFVAAVSNAFAEQYQKVSIQLKVDPMRKATTYFDDQTKLLRDNVERAQSRLSKYQQDNGIVSVDNRLDVESNRLNDLSAQLVLAQGQAMEANSRQRMAQGGNLSESPDVASNPLIQSLKLGLGNAEGKLAELGQRLDRNHPQYQSAKAEVDKLRRDLAEQTRATSQSVGNNAQILQQREGAIRAALAAQKAKVLELNRTRDEMGVLSKDVESAQRAFDVTSQRLSQTRIEGQAEQSDIAMLNPATAPIEPDSPKIPRNVLLSIFLGLMLGCGIALLAELLDRRIRSDQDLSEVLQIPVFGVVDWKPKQRRMRGMLPRRLRLN; encoded by the coding sequence ATGAACCTCACCCAACTATTGCTGATTCTTCGGGCACGCAAGAAGATCGTGCTGCTGACCTTGATGATCACCGTGGCGCTGGCGCTGGGCGTCAGCCTGGTGCTGCCGAAGACCTACAAGGCCACCAGCACCTTGCTGATGAACTACAAGGGCGTCGATCCCCTGACCGGCATGACCATGCCGGGGCAGTTGCTGCCCGGCTACATGGCGACCCAGGTCGATATTATCGGCAGCAAGAACGTCGCCCTGCGCGTCGTCGACCAGCTGGAGCTGGCGCGCAGCCCCGCCGTGATCGCCCAGTTCAATGACGCGGCGCAAGGCAAGGGCACGGTGCGCGACTGGCTGGCCGACTTGCTGCTGAAGAAACTCGAAGTGATGCCGTCGCGCGAAAGCAGCGTGGTCGATATCAGCTTCAAGGGCGCCGACCCGCAATTCGTCGCGGCCGTCTCGAACGCCTTTGCGGAACAGTATCAAAAGGTCAGCATCCAGCTGAAGGTCGACCCGATGCGCAAGGCGACGACGTACTTCGATGACCAGACCAAATTGCTGCGCGATAACGTCGAGCGCGCGCAAAGCCGTTTGTCGAAATACCAGCAAGATAACGGCATCGTCAGCGTCGACAACCGCCTGGACGTGGAATCGAACCGCCTGAACGACCTGTCGGCGCAACTGGTGCTGGCGCAGGGCCAGGCCATGGAAGCCAATTCGCGCCAGCGCATGGCGCAGGGCGGCAACCTGTCCGAATCGCCGGACGTGGCGTCGAATCCGCTGATCCAGAGCCTGAAGCTGGGCCTGGGCAACGCCGAGGGTAAATTGGCCGAGCTGGGCCAGCGCCTGGACCGCAATCACCCGCAATATCAAAGCGCCAAGGCGGAAGTGGACAAGCTGCGCCGCGACCTGGCCGAGCAGACGCGCGCGACCTCGCAAAGCGTGGGCAACAATGCACAGATCCTGCAGCAGCGCGAAGGCGCGATCCGCGCCGCACTGGCGGCGCAAAAAGCCAAGGTGCTGGAACTGAACCGGACGCGCGATGAAATGGGCGTGCTGAGCAAGGATGTGGAAAGCGCCCAGCGCGCCTTCGACGTGACCTCGCAGCGCCTGTCGCAGACGCGCATCGAAGGCCAGGCAGAACAGTCCGATATCGCCATGCTGAACCCGGCCACGGCGCCGATCGAGCCGGACAGCCCGAAGATTCCCCGCAACGTGCTGCTGTCGATCTTCCTCGGCCTCATGCTGGGCTGCGGCATCGCGCTGCTGGCCGAATTGCTGGACCGCCGTATCCGTTCCGACCAGGACCTGAGCGAAGTGCTGCAGATTCCCGTGTTCGGCGTGGTCGACTGGAAACCGAAACAGCGCCGCATGCGCGGTATGCTGCCGCGCCGCTTGCGCCTGAACTGA
- a CDS encoding undecaprenyl-phosphate glucose phosphotransferase → MTVNDIPLISFFQRVLDPIIIMGLLYLMTVLSGSPFTGYTLVLMILAVFISSTVYQHVDPYRTWRSGRMLAYARDILVGWTIVALILIFLGSATGLAYHFDTEVVLAWFVLTPFVLLAGHLAGRRFSLRPDSDSEVRSVVIIGANDASLKFAATVERNANLFMQVHGFFDDRTDDRWPEKMREPMLGRMDDIASYVREHNIKMIFISQPISAQPRIRKMLDELEDTTASVYFLPDIYIFDLMQARFDNVGGMPVIAIRESPFTGFNSMVKRGSDIVLGLVIQVLLLPVMLVIAIAVKSTSKGPVIFRQRRYGLYGEEIVVYKFRSMTVGEDGDTVVQATKNDQRVTRVGAFLRRSSLDELPQFLNVLQGRMSIVGPRPHAVVHNEQYRKLIKGYMLRHKVKPGITGWAQVNGLRGETETLDKMEARIHFDLDYLRNWSLWLDLWIIARTVKVVLARENAH, encoded by the coding sequence ATGACTGTCAATGATATACCCCTGATTTCGTTTTTTCAGCGCGTCCTCGACCCGATCATCATCATGGGCTTGCTGTACCTGATGACGGTTTTGTCGGGCTCGCCATTCACCGGCTATACGCTGGTGCTGATGATACTGGCCGTCTTCATTTCGTCGACGGTGTACCAGCACGTCGACCCCTACCGTACCTGGCGCAGCGGCCGCATGCTGGCGTATGCGCGCGATATTCTCGTCGGCTGGACGATCGTCGCGCTGATCCTCATCTTCCTGGGCTCGGCCACGGGCCTGGCCTATCATTTCGATACCGAGGTGGTGCTGGCCTGGTTTGTCCTCACGCCCTTCGTGCTGCTGGCCGGGCACCTGGCCGGGCGCAGGTTCAGCCTGCGTCCGGACAGCGACAGCGAAGTGCGCTCGGTGGTCATCATCGGCGCCAATGACGCGAGCCTGAAGTTTGCCGCCACCGTCGAGCGCAATGCCAACCTGTTCATGCAGGTACATGGCTTCTTCGACGACCGCACGGACGACCGCTGGCCGGAAAAAATGCGCGAACCTATGCTGGGGCGCATGGACGATATCGCCTCCTACGTGCGCGAACACAATATCAAGATGATCTTCATCAGTCAGCCGATTTCGGCCCAGCCGCGCATCCGCAAGATGCTCGACGAGCTTGAAGATACGACGGCTTCCGTGTATTTCTTGCCCGATATTTATATCTTCGACCTGATGCAGGCGCGCTTCGACAACGTGGGCGGCATGCCCGTGATCGCCATCCGCGAATCGCCGTTTACGGGCTTTAACAGCATGGTCAAGCGGGGCAGCGACATCGTGCTGGGGCTGGTGATCCAGGTGCTGCTGCTGCCGGTCATGCTGGTCATCGCCATCGCCGTCAAAAGCACCTCGAAGGGGCCGGTGATTTTCCGCCAGCGCCGCTATGGCCTGTATGGCGAGGAGATCGTCGTCTACAAGTTCCGCTCCATGACGGTGGGCGAAGACGGCGATACGGTGGTGCAGGCCACCAAGAACGACCAGCGCGTGACGCGCGTCGGCGCCTTCCTGCGCCGCAGCTCGCTCGATGAGCTGCCGCAATTTCTCAACGTCTTGCAGGGCCGCATGAGCATCGTCGGCCCGCGTCCCCACGCGGTGGTGCACAACGAGCAGTACCGCAAGCTGATCAAGGGCTACATGCTGCGCCACAAGGTCAAGCCCGGCATCACGGGCTGGGCCCAGGTCAACGGTTTGCGGGGCGAGACGGAAACGCTCGACAAGATGGAGGCGCGCATCCATTTCGACCTCGATTACCTGCGCAACTGGTCGCTGTGGCTCGATCTGTGGATTATCGCGCGCACGGTGAAAGTGGTGCTGGCGCGCGAGAACGCCCATTGA
- the epsE gene encoding polysaccharide export protein EpsE: MKRLANWMMAAFLALAAGMAGAADVPLGAGDVLKISVYGNPDLGLETRVSEAGEITFPLVGAVAIGGLSTSAAEKKLGGLLESGGFLRKAQVNIIVTSLQSQQASVLGQVNRPGRYPVEGKRSVMDMLAMAGGVSPDGADQITVIRKRGGTATRDVADILDIVRNGDLKGDTEVGGNDIIYVERAPRFYIYGEVQRPGAFRLERNMTVLQALSVGGGLTVRGTERGVRVKRRNAEGQMEVLPVKHDDLLRVDDVVYVQESLF, encoded by the coding sequence ATGAAACGACTCGCAAACTGGATGATGGCGGCCTTCCTGGCCCTCGCCGCAGGCATGGCCGGTGCAGCCGATGTCCCCCTCGGGGCTGGTGATGTGCTGAAAATTTCCGTCTACGGCAATCCGGATCTGGGCCTGGAGACGCGCGTCAGCGAAGCGGGGGAAATCACCTTCCCGCTGGTGGGCGCGGTAGCGATCGGCGGTTTGTCCACCTCGGCAGCGGAAAAGAAACTGGGCGGCCTGCTCGAAAGCGGCGGCTTCCTGCGCAAGGCGCAAGTGAACATCATCGTCACCAGCCTGCAAAGCCAGCAGGCGTCCGTGCTGGGCCAGGTGAACCGCCCGGGCCGCTATCCGGTGGAAGGCAAGCGCAGCGTGATGGACATGCTGGCCATGGCCGGCGGCGTCAGTCCTGACGGCGCCGACCAGATCACCGTGATCCGCAAGCGCGGCGGCACGGCCACGCGCGACGTGGCCGATATCCTCGACATCGTGCGCAACGGCGACCTGAAGGGCGACACGGAAGTGGGCGGCAACGACATCATCTACGTCGAACGCGCGCCGCGCTTCTATATCTACGGCGAAGTGCAGCGCCCGGGCGCCTTCCGCCTGGAACGCAACATGACCGTGCTGCAAGCCCTGTCCGTGGGCGGCGGTCTGACGGTGCGCGGCACCGAACGCGGCGTGCGCGTCAAGCGCCGCAATGCGGAAGGGCAGATGGAAGTGCTGCCGGTCAAGCATGACGACCTGCTGCGCGTCGACGATGTCGTGTATGTCCAGGAAAGCCTGTTCTAA
- the epsL gene encoding XrtB/PEP-CTERM-associated polysaccharide biosynthesis outer membrane protein EpsL, whose protein sequence is MLNSLRKKAVAAAFMASPRLPAALFLLGTLASGAALADISDTIKPFVATSYSYDDNLMRLPDDVPGFSGPRSDTSRMLQAGFLFNRPIGRQVLTGQAKWSKVSFNRFSQFDYDGKDYLADLEWHIANHLEGHVGASYSQTLTPFSDFQSSVRNLRTQRREYVNGAWRFHPSWRVRGGLSRDRYSYDLPSQAFSNWTEDATEFGVDYLAPSNSRIGLQLRHLNGKYPNRGALDASVYGNGYRQDEIKANVFWELSGNTQLEFLGGWVRHRNNLLVGRDESGTNGRLSMYWKPLGKVNFTGMVWREFGSVDNSLVTSSLNTGASLGASWAATSKVRVDALLRKERRDFAAISGLVLPGDGRDTTRTASLGATYAPHRKIQLGVRLFHERREGVAIIDSGSYRAKGISFNGSVQF, encoded by the coding sequence ATGTTGAATTCCTTGCGTAAAAAAGCCGTTGCCGCCGCCTTCATGGCCAGCCCGCGTTTGCCGGCTGCGCTGTTCCTCCTGGGCACCCTGGCCAGCGGCGCCGCCCTGGCCGACATCAGCGACACCATCAAGCCTTTCGTTGCCACCTCGTATTCGTACGACGACAACCTGATGCGCTTGCCGGACGACGTGCCCGGTTTTTCCGGTCCCCGTTCGGATACGTCGAGGATGCTGCAGGCGGGCTTCCTGTTCAACCGTCCCATCGGCCGCCAGGTACTGACGGGCCAGGCCAAGTGGTCGAAGGTGAGCTTCAACCGCTTCAGCCAGTTCGACTACGACGGCAAGGATTATCTGGCTGACCTGGAGTGGCACATCGCCAACCACCTCGAAGGCCATGTGGGCGCCAGTTATTCGCAGACCCTGACGCCGTTCAGCGATTTCCAGAGCTCTGTGCGCAATTTGCGCACGCAGCGCCGCGAGTACGTGAATGGCGCCTGGCGCTTCCACCCCAGCTGGCGCGTGCGCGGCGGCCTGTCGCGCGACCGTTACTCGTATGACTTGCCGTCGCAGGCGTTTTCCAACTGGACGGAAGATGCGACGGAGTTCGGCGTCGACTACCTTGCGCCCAGCAATAGCCGCATCGGCCTGCAATTGCGCCACCTGAACGGCAAGTATCCGAACCGCGGCGCGCTCGATGCCAGTGTGTACGGCAACGGCTATCGCCAGGACGAGATCAAGGCCAATGTCTTCTGGGAATTGAGCGGCAACACGCAGTTGGAGTTCCTTGGTGGCTGGGTGCGCCACCGCAACAACTTGCTGGTCGGGCGCGATGAGAGCGGCACCAATGGCCGGCTGAGCATGTACTGGAAGCCTTTGGGTAAAGTCAATTTCACGGGCATGGTCTGGCGCGAATTCGGTTCCGTCGACAATTCGCTGGTGACAAGCAGCCTGAACACGGGCGCCAGCCTGGGCGCTTCATGGGCTGCCACGTCGAAGGTGCGCGTCGATGCGCTGCTGCGCAAGGAACGACGCGATTTCGCCGCCATCAGCGGCCTGGTGCTGCCGGGCGACGGGCGCGACACCACCCGCACGGCATCGCTGGGCGCCACGTATGCGCCGCACCGGAAAATCCAGCTTGGCGTGCGTCTGTTCCACGAGCGGCGCGAAGGCGTCGCCATCATCGATAGCGGCAGCTATCGGGCCAAGGGCATTTCCTTCAATGGCAGCGTCCAGTTTTAA
- a CDS encoding EpsD family peptidyl-prolyl cis-trans isomerase, producing MNHFIHSRPAPRLLCAALVLLAAAGLSACGNKEKKAGQALASVNGEEITVLQLNEELQRAGVQAPQQAAASKQLLESLIDRQLLQNEAAKEKVDRDPKVMQAIERAKALIVAQAYMQKRIGAATRPSKAEVEEYFAKNPLFFSQRKQFDLRELVIPTAALNDELKAVMDRAKSLEDVAQWLDEHKIAFGRTQVSRTSADLAPELSGKLQSMPKGQLFIVREGERSLLIALADIKDSPVGLDAAAPQIEQFLASKKNKDAAEAELKRLRASAKIEYFNKDAAASASASAPAAAAPAAAAPANSAHEANERGVAGLK from the coding sequence TTGAACCACTTTATTCATTCCCGTCCCGCGCCACGTCTGTTGTGCGCCGCCCTGGTCCTGCTGGCCGCCGCTGGTCTGTCGGCCTGCGGCAACAAGGAAAAAAAGGCTGGCCAGGCGCTGGCCAGCGTGAACGGCGAAGAAATCACCGTCCTGCAGTTGAATGAAGAGTTGCAGCGGGCCGGCGTGCAGGCGCCGCAGCAGGCGGCGGCCAGCAAGCAGTTGCTCGAGTCGCTGATCGACCGCCAGTTGCTGCAGAACGAAGCGGCGAAGGAAAAGGTCGACCGCGATCCGAAAGTCATGCAAGCCATCGAGCGCGCCAAGGCGCTGATCGTTGCCCAGGCATACATGCAAAAGCGCATCGGCGCGGCCACCCGCCCGAGCAAGGCCGAGGTGGAAGAGTACTTCGCGAAAAACCCCCTGTTCTTCAGCCAGCGCAAGCAATTCGATTTGCGCGAACTGGTCATTCCGACGGCGGCGCTGAACGATGAACTCAAGGCCGTCATGGACCGCGCCAAGTCGCTGGAAGATGTGGCGCAATGGCTCGACGAACACAAGATCGCGTTTGGCCGCACCCAGGTGTCGCGCACCAGCGCCGACCTGGCGCCCGAACTGAGCGGCAAACTGCAGTCGATGCCGAAGGGCCAGCTGTTCATCGTGCGCGAAGGCGAGCGCAGCCTGCTCATCGCGCTGGCCGATATCAAGGACAGCCCGGTGGGACTGGACGCGGCCGCGCCGCAGATCGAACAATTTTTGGCCAGCAAGAAGAACAAGGATGCGGCCGAAGCCGAACTGAAGCGTCTGCGCGCCAGCGCCAAGATCGAGTATTTCAACAAGGATGCGGCGGCCTCGGCTTCGGCCAGTGCACCGGCAGCGGCGGCACCAGCGGCAGCGGCGCCGGCGAACAGCGCGCATGAAGCCAACGAGCGCGGCGTAGCGGGTTTGAAATAA
- a CDS encoding CAAX prenyl protease-related protein translates to MSDRAALPRVVPFLAYLSFIVIADVLGRLGVAAQDLRWLYAVKIAVVLGLLLYWRRSYTELLWTPLGARAILGALVSGVVVFLLWINLDASWMRIGNPDGFDPRTDGRIEWSLVVLRIAGAALVVPVMEELFWRSFLLRWIDRPDFLRADPRLASAKAFAISVLLFGFEHNLWLAGMVAGAAYSLLYMRSQSLWSPILAHGVTNGVLGLWIISGGHWIYW, encoded by the coding sequence ATGTCTGACCGCGCCGCCTTGCCCCGGGTAGTGCCATTCCTGGCCTATCTCTCCTTCATAGTCATTGCCGACGTGCTCGGCCGCCTGGGCGTTGCCGCGCAGGACTTGCGCTGGCTGTACGCCGTCAAGATAGCCGTCGTGCTGGGCCTGTTGTTGTACTGGCGCCGCAGTTACACGGAATTGCTGTGGACGCCGTTGGGCGCGCGTGCCATTCTCGGAGCGCTGGTCAGCGGTGTTGTTGTTTTTCTGCTGTGGATCAATCTCGACGCCAGCTGGATGCGCATCGGCAATCCGGACGGCTTCGATCCCCGCACCGATGGCCGCATCGAGTGGAGCCTGGTGGTGCTGCGCATCGCCGGCGCGGCGCTGGTGGTGCCCGTGATGGAGGAGCTGTTCTGGCGTTCCTTCCTGCTGCGCTGGATCGACAGGCCGGACTTTTTGCGGGCCGATCCGCGACTGGCCAGCGCCAAGGCCTTCGCCATCAGCGTGTTGCTGTTTGGCTTTGAACATAATTTGTGGCTGGCCGGCATGGTGGCCGGTGCGGCATATAGTTTGTTGTACATGCGTAGCCAGTCCCTGTGGTCGCCTATCCTCGCGCATGGCGTGACGAACGGCGTGCTGGGGCTCTGGATTATTTCTGGTGGGCATTGGATTTACTGGTAG